In the genome of Acetobacter oryzifermentans, one region contains:
- a CDS encoding FecR family protein, giving the protein MTETDDLVRQQASKKATQWLILLQEEPDDPKVRAEFNAWLAATPTNREAWAHTETTMGLVRHLSPSNAGNWQHRKRNVVPMRLRQRLSSRATWAGSALALVACFVLFFVGPDLMLHIRADAITGTAETRVMYLSDGSSITLAPGSAISINTQGNHRSVTLLAGEALFSIVHDSARPFVVKAGGFTTTDIGTVFDVRWAQGKVDVGVRAGRVRVNGGAIPAQGRELGTGQALSASATEIYNDNLPAEQVGAWADGLLVANDEPLGKVVAKLKPYLHGVVIVPSRLASQRVSGVYSLSNPAQALEAIAQARQRTVHRYSPWVTILR; this is encoded by the coding sequence ATGACGGAAACAGACGATCTAGTTAGGCAACAGGCTTCCAAAAAGGCCACGCAGTGGTTGATTCTTTTGCAAGAAGAACCTGATGATCCTAAAGTGCGTGCTGAGTTTAATGCGTGGCTGGCCGCTACGCCTACGAACCGTGAAGCTTGGGCCCATACAGAAACAACTATGGGTCTTGTTAGGCATCTATCTCCGAGCAATGCGGGAAACTGGCAGCACAGAAAGCGTAATGTAGTGCCAATGCGATTGCGCCAACGGCTTTCCTCGCGGGCAACATGGGCAGGATCTGCACTGGCTTTGGTGGCATGTTTTGTGCTGTTTTTCGTGGGGCCTGATCTTATGCTGCATATACGGGCAGATGCCATAACTGGAACAGCGGAAACGCGCGTTATGTATCTTTCTGACGGCAGTTCGATAACACTTGCCCCCGGAAGCGCCATAAGCATTAACACTCAAGGTAACCACCGTAGCGTAACCCTTTTGGCCGGAGAGGCGCTATTTTCCATTGTTCATGATTCTGCACGTCCGTTCGTCGTGAAAGCGGGGGGCTTTACCACAACAGATATCGGCACTGTGTTTGATGTGCGTTGGGCACAAGGTAAAGTAGATGTGGGGGTGCGTGCAGGCCGGGTGCGGGTAAATGGTGGTGCTATTCCGGCACAGGGTAGGGAACTCGGAACTGGGCAGGCGCTGAGCGCATCCGCAACGGAGATTTATAATGACAATCTGCCAGCCGAGCAGGTAGGCGCATGGGCCGATGGCTTGCTGGTTGCTAATGACGAACCACTTGGAAAGGTTGTTGCCAAGCTTAAGCCTTATCTTCATGGCGTGGTTATTGTGCCGTCTCGTCTGGCATCGCAACGTGTTTCTGGGGTTTATAGCTTGTCCAATCCTGCGCAAGCCCTGGAGGCAATAGCACAGGCACGGCAACGTACTGTACACCGCTATAGCCCGTGGGTAACAATTTTGCGCTGA
- a CDS encoding RNA polymerase sigma factor produces the protein MRAGAWEGYGSLEQKGSLLVLYSAHRRDLLKYANGLVADHSVAEDIVQEAWLRLDRGAEAATVSEPLRYLYRIIRNLALDLRRKGTRERAVFTLFGVDSVIEQQADAQPGPEQIAQDKAQLEAIQAVLAALPERTRIAFEMHRFGGCKLREIAAHLNISTPMAHVLVSEAVDACKQQVDWP, from the coding sequence ATGCGTGCTGGGGCGTGGGAGGGGTATGGAAGTTTGGAGCAGAAGGGCTCATTACTGGTTCTGTATTCAGCCCATAGACGTGATCTGCTGAAATACGCCAACGGGCTGGTAGCCGATCACTCGGTGGCCGAGGATATAGTGCAGGAGGCATGGCTCCGGTTAGACCGGGGCGCTGAAGCAGCAACAGTCAGTGAGCCTTTGCGTTATCTTTATCGGATTATCCGGAATTTGGCGCTGGATCTACGTCGTAAAGGCACGCGTGAACGGGCTGTTTTTACACTCTTTGGCGTTGATAGTGTGATAGAGCAGCAGGCAGACGCACAACCTGGGCCGGAACAGATCGCGCAGGACAAGGCGCAACTAGAGGCTATTCAAGCTGTATTGGCGGCCTTGCCCGAACGAACGCGTATTGCTTTTGAAATGCACCGTTTTGGCGGATGCAAGTTGCGTGAAATTGCGGCACATCTGAATATTTCCACCCCTATGGCGCATGTGCTGGTTTCCGAAGCTGTGGACGCCTGCAAACAGCAGGTAGACTGGCCCTGA